One Candidatus Binatia bacterium DNA window includes the following coding sequences:
- the rseP gene encoding zinc metalloprotease: MWEWLSTGVGYVLPAVLVLGVLILIHEFGHFLAARWVGVRVLKFSIGFGPKLLGFRRGETEYVLAAVPFGGFVKMVGEEPGEAGEAEVGSFARQSVGKRALIVSAGPLTNLLGAFVLFAAVFAVYGARVPSDEARVGGLTPGMPAEQAGLREGDLVLAVDGKPVGSWEELSQAIRGSGGRRLVLRVERDGETLEVSLVPREIVEKTVFGESLETKTYVIGIERALEVKTVGPVRAVALAAEQSWLWTRMIVVGLYKIVSGRIPAQEIGGPLEIARQAGKQAERGFEPLLMFMAIISLNLGVLNLLPIPILDGGHLLFLAIEVALRRPVDVRHRELAQQAGLFLLLALMAFAFYNDILRVVQGG; encoded by the coding sequence ATGTGGGAGTGGCTCTCCACCGGAGTCGGTTACGTCCTTCCGGCCGTTCTCGTGCTCGGGGTGCTCATCCTGATCCACGAGTTCGGGCACTTCCTGGCCGCCCGCTGGGTGGGCGTCCGGGTGCTGAAGTTTTCGATCGGTTTCGGACCGAAGCTTCTCGGGTTCCGGAGGGGCGAGACCGAGTACGTGCTCGCTGCCGTGCCCTTCGGGGGGTTCGTGAAGATGGTGGGGGAGGAGCCGGGGGAGGCCGGCGAGGCCGAGGTGGGGTCTTTCGCGAGGCAGTCGGTCGGGAAGCGGGCACTGATCGTTTCGGCGGGACCCTTGACGAACCTTCTCGGGGCTTTCGTTCTCTTCGCGGCGGTCTTCGCCGTCTACGGCGCGCGCGTCCCGAGCGACGAAGCGAGGGTCGGGGGGCTCACGCCCGGTATGCCCGCCGAGCAGGCCGGGCTGCGTGAAGGCGACCTCGTTCTGGCCGTGGACGGAAAACCCGTCGGGAGCTGGGAGGAGCTTTCGCAGGCCATCCGCGGAAGCGGAGGCCGGCGGCTCGTCCTGCGCGTCGAGCGGGACGGAGAGACGCTCGAAGTGTCGCTCGTTCCCAGGGAAATCGTCGAGAAGACCGTCTTCGGCGAGTCGCTGGAGACGAAAACCTACGTGATCGGGATCGAGCGGGCGCTCGAGGTGAAAACCGTAGGGCCCGTCCGGGCCGTGGCCCTCGCCGCGGAGCAATCCTGGCTCTGGACGCGGATGATCGTGGTGGGTCTCTACAAGATCGTGAGCGGCAGGATCCCCGCGCAGGAGATCGGGGGCCCCCTGGAAATCGCCCGTCAGGCGGGCAAGCAAGCGGAAAGGGGTTTCGAACCCCTTCTCATGTTCATGGCCATCATCAGCCTGAACCTGGGGGTCCTCAACCTGCTTCCGATCCCGATTCTCGACGGCGGACACCTTCTGTTTCTCGCCATCGAGGTGGCGCTCCGGCGTCCTGTGGACGTGCGGCACAGGGAGCTCGCGCAACAGGCGGGCCTTTTCCTTCTCCTCGCCTTGATGGCTTTCGCTTTTTACAACGACATCCTACGCGTCGTGCAGGGCGGCTGA
- a CDS encoding tRNA (adenosine(37)-N6)-threonylcarbamoyltransferase complex dimerization subunit type 1 TsaB, which produces MNLLALDTSTWTAGVAVFRDGRLLVELGREERQSHGYGLFPLLEEALARASCSFSDLEAVAVSVGPGSFTGLRIGLAVAKGIAFSGGLPVVGVPTLAALATLAEPLEGERVSPVLDARKGEVYTALYRLEDGGRLFEDIPPCAVPLELWLRRIEGPCVFIGDATGVFPEWSRERSDWRFLPHRPCAAAVGRIALERLERGELDELSDLEPLYVRPSEAEIGSGKR; this is translated from the coding sequence GTGAATCTGCTGGCACTGGACACTTCGACCTGGACGGCGGGCGTGGCCGTTTTCCGCGACGGAAGGCTTCTCGTCGAGCTCGGCAGGGAGGAGCGGCAGAGCCACGGCTACGGTCTCTTCCCTCTTCTCGAGGAAGCACTCGCGCGGGCGTCCTGCTCGTTTTCCGACCTCGAGGCCGTAGCGGTCTCGGTGGGTCCGGGCTCCTTCACGGGGCTTCGGATCGGACTTGCCGTGGCCAAGGGGATCGCCTTTTCGGGAGGGCTACCCGTGGTGGGGGTGCCGACGCTCGCGGCTCTCGCCACGCTCGCCGAACCGCTCGAAGGCGAACGGGTGAGCCCGGTTCTCGACGCGAGGAAAGGCGAGGTTTACACGGCGCTCTACCGGCTCGAGGACGGTGGTCGTCTCTTCGAGGACATACCCCCGTGCGCGGTGCCCCTCGAGCTCTGGCTCCGCCGGATCGAGGGGCCGTGCGTCTTCATCGGAGACGCGACCGGCGTTTTCCCGGAGTGGTCTCGTGAGCGGTCGGATTGGCGCTTTTTGCCTCACCGGCCCTGCGCCGCGGCCGTGGGGCGGATCGCTCTCGAGAGGCTCGAGAGGGGCGAGCTCGACGAGCTTTCGGATCTCGAGCCCCTCTACGTGCGGCCGTCGGAGGCGGAAATCGGGTCGGGAAAGCGGTAA
- the cdsA gene encoding phosphatidate cytidylyltransferase, with amino-acid sequence MLRLRLATAAVALPLLLVLVLWAPDWLFSAVVVAVATLGTVEYSRLGYPPGSAERILFPAVGLGVALGVGLQEFLWIGAALTFGVGATLGWVLLGRRDFVQGLIGTGQGWIGIFFSAFLLPHFVWLRTFPEGKHWVLFVLAVAMLGDTAGYFAGKLFGRHKLAPAISPGKTVEGAVAVAVGNLVAGAGAWWLLLRDTNPWEALALALVLGTLGQAGDLSESMMKRSFGVKESGGFFPGHGGILDRIDSLVFPAAFLCYYLAFRSLLAA; translated from the coding sequence GTGCTGCGCCTTAGGCTCGCGACGGCCGCGGTCGCCCTCCCACTCCTTCTCGTTCTCGTCCTCTGGGCGCCCGACTGGCTCTTTTCGGCGGTGGTGGTCGCCGTCGCCACGCTGGGAACGGTGGAGTACAGCCGGCTCGGCTATCCTCCGGGCTCGGCCGAGAGGATCCTCTTTCCGGCGGTGGGGCTCGGCGTCGCCCTGGGGGTCGGGTTGCAGGAATTTCTCTGGATCGGAGCGGCTCTCACCTTCGGTGTGGGTGCGACCCTGGGCTGGGTCCTCCTGGGCCGGCGGGACTTCGTCCAGGGTTTGATCGGGACGGGGCAGGGTTGGATCGGGATCTTTTTTTCGGCCTTCCTCCTCCCCCATTTCGTCTGGCTGCGCACGTTTCCGGAGGGAAAACACTGGGTGCTTTTCGTCCTGGCCGTGGCGATGCTCGGCGATACGGCAGGGTATTTCGCGGGAAAGCTTTTCGGTCGTCACAAGCTCGCACCGGCGATCAGTCCCGGGAAGACGGTCGAAGGCGCCGTGGCCGTGGCCGTGGGTAACCTGGTGGCCGGAGCGGGGGCCTGGTGGTTGCTTTTGCGGGACACGAACCCGTGGGAGGCACTGGCTCTGGCCCTGGTTCTCGGGACACTGGGACAGGCGGGCGACCTTTCGGAGTCCATGATGAAGCGCTCGTTCGGTGTGAAGGAATCCGGAGGTTTTTTCCCGGGCCACGGTGGAATCCTCGACAGGATCGACAGCCTCGTATTCCCCGCCGCTTTCCTGTGCTACTATCTGGCTTTCCGGTCGCTCCTTGCGGCCTAG
- the uppS gene encoding isoprenyl transferase: MEAPAELDLERLPRHVAIIMDGNGRWARARGLSRIEGHKRGKDSVRAVVECARKIGIEYLTLFAFSTENWQRPRREVDALMRLLRRYLRTELHRMMKHEIRLLAVGNLRKLPPDLQRLLHEDIERTRHNRGMTVVLAVSYGGRDDIVRAARQMARSAARGALDPREIDETAFARALSTGDIPDPDLLIRTGGEQRISNFFLWQAAYTEIYFTETLWPDFREPDFLRALLEYQRRERRFGRVNEEERERGRLRAAP; this comes from the coding sequence ATGGAAGCGCCCGCGGAACTCGACCTCGAGCGTCTTCCCCGACACGTGGCGATCATCATGGACGGGAACGGGCGTTGGGCCCGGGCGCGCGGGCTCTCGCGGATCGAAGGCCACAAGCGGGGCAAGGACTCGGTGCGTGCGGTGGTCGAATGCGCGCGGAAGATCGGGATCGAATACCTGACGCTCTTCGCCTTCTCCACGGAAAACTGGCAGCGGCCCCGACGCGAGGTGGACGCCCTCATGCGGCTCTTGCGCCGGTATCTGCGCACGGAGCTCCACAGGATGATGAAGCACGAGATCCGGCTCCTCGCGGTCGGGAACCTGCGGAAACTCCCGCCGGACCTGCAGCGGCTTTTGCACGAGGACATCGAGCGGACTCGCCACAATCGCGGCATGACGGTCGTTCTCGCCGTGAGCTACGGCGGGCGCGACGACATCGTTCGAGCGGCGAGGCAGATGGCGCGTTCGGCCGCGCGCGGTGCGCTCGACCCGCGAGAGATCGACGAGACGGCGTTCGCGCGCGCCCTCTCCACGGGCGACATTCCGGACCCGGACCTCCTCATCCGGACGGGAGGAGAGCAGAGGATCTCGAACTTCTTCCTCTGGCAGGCCGCGTACACGGAAATCTATTTCACCGAAACGCTCTGGCCCGACTTCCGGGAGCCGGATTTCCTGCGGGCTCTCCTCGAGTACCAGCGCCGGGAACGGCGGTTCGGTCGAGTGAACGAAGAGGAACGGGAGCGAGGACGGCTGCGTGCTGCGCCTTAG